One segment of Pseudomonas asgharzadehiana DNA contains the following:
- a CDS encoding DUF1656 domain-containing protein, with product MIGDLDISGVFLPTLLVLMGITYVLFLVVHGLLTRMHFYRLVWHRALFNVGLYALLLGAVDSLSRYLMT from the coding sequence ATGATCGGTGATCTGGATATAAGCGGGGTGTTCCTGCCCACGTTGCTGGTGCTCATGGGCATTACGTATGTGTTGTTTCTGGTGGTGCACGGGTTGTTGACGCGCATGCACTTCTATCGCCTGGTCTGGCACCGGGCATTGTTCAATGTGGGGCTCTACGCGCTGTTACTGGGCGCGGTGGACTCACTCAGTCGATACCTGATGACATGA
- a CDS encoding efflux RND transporter periplasmic adaptor subunit, which produces MKKPFLTIGRVVLTLLIVSFAVVVVWRMVMYYMFAPWTRDGHIRADIVQIAPDVSGLIQRVDVHDNQLVSKGQVLFAVDQDRFKLALRQAQAAVADRQETLAQAQREYKRNRGLGNLVPSEQLEESQSRVARAQSALAEAQVTVDSAQLNLDRSVIRSPVDGYVNDRAPRTQEFVTAGRPVLSVVDSNSFHIDGYFEETKLDGIQVGMGVDIRVIGDNARLRGHVQSIVAGIEDRDRSSGSNLLPNVNPAFSWVRLAQRIPVRIAFDEVPADFRMIAGRTATVSIIGDKPPAGAQP; this is translated from the coding sequence ATGAAAAAACCTTTTTTGACCATCGGCCGTGTAGTCCTGACGCTGTTGATCGTGAGCTTCGCGGTCGTCGTGGTGTGGCGCATGGTCATGTACTACATGTTTGCGCCCTGGACCCGCGACGGGCACATCCGTGCCGACATCGTGCAGATCGCCCCCGACGTGTCCGGGTTGATCCAGCGCGTGGACGTGCATGACAACCAATTGGTGAGCAAGGGCCAGGTGCTGTTTGCCGTCGACCAGGACCGCTTCAAGCTGGCCCTGCGCCAGGCCCAGGCCGCCGTGGCCGACCGCCAGGAAACCCTGGCCCAGGCCCAGCGCGAGTACAAGCGTAACCGTGGCCTGGGCAACCTGGTGCCCAGCGAGCAACTGGAAGAAAGCCAGTCCCGCGTGGCCCGTGCCCAATCGGCCCTGGCCGAAGCGCAGGTGACGGTGGACTCCGCCCAACTGAACCTCGACCGCTCGGTGATCCGCAGCCCGGTGGACGGCTACGTCAACGACCGCGCGCCGCGCACCCAGGAGTTCGTCACCGCCGGGCGCCCGGTGCTGTCGGTGGTGGACAGCAACTCGTTCCACATTGACGGCTATTTCGAAGAGACCAAGCTCGACGGCATCCAGGTCGGCATGGGCGTGGATATCCGCGTGATCGGCGATAACGCGCGCCTGCGCGGCCACGTGCAGAGCATCGTCGCCGGTATCGAAGACCGCGACCGCAGCAGTGGCTCCAACCTGCTGCCCAACGTCAACCCGGCGTTCAGTTGGGTGCGCCTGGCCCAGCGGATTCCGGTGCGCATCGCCTTTGACGAAGTGCCGGCGGACTTTCGCATGATCGCCGGGCGTACAGCCACCGTATCGATCATCGGCGACAAACCCCCTGCCGGAGCCCAGCCATGA